From Scyliorhinus torazame isolate Kashiwa2021f chromosome 23, sScyTor2.1, whole genome shotgun sequence, the proteins below share one genomic window:
- the LOC140399544 gene encoding probable G-protein coupled receptor 139: MDANREGARKLKLFGSVNLLGIIVLCRGKCGLSSCTTRYLVAMATADLLLIIADVILNQINYYYFPLCFLHLTVVCSAQSVLVCAARDCSVWFTVTFSFDRFVAICCQKLRTKYCTGKTAVVVLTTTGILLYLKNIPWYFIFEPYVIINNVPWLCNTKVNTLTDPTWLGFSWFEKVLTPLLPFALVLLLNALTVRYILVTSRIRQGLRGKSNEQNSSDPEMESRRKSIILLLAISGSFILLWLVNVGNFLYSKIRGIVNSTEFEVVVHYVGWMLRNLNCCTNTFIYVLTQSKFREQLKQALKSTVISTVQLVNKLTAVSNS; the protein is encoded by the exons ATGGATGCTAACCGTGAAGGAGCTCGTAAACTGAAGCTATTTGGTTCTG TTAATTTATTGGGAATTATCGTCCTGTGCCGGGGAAAGTGTGGTCTCTCGTCCTGCACAACACGctatctggtggccatggcaacggcggatcttctGCTCATTATCGCTGACGTCATACTGAATCAGatcaattattattatttcccattGTGTTTTTTGCATCTCACCGTTGTGTGCAGTGCTCAGAGTGTCCTGGTATGTGCAGCCAGAGACtgctctgtctggttcactgtcactttctcctttgatagaTTTGTGGCTATCTGCTGCCAGAAACTGAGAACAAAATATTGCACAGGCAAAACTGCGGTTGTGGTTCTAACGACAACGGGCATCCTTCTCTATttaaaaaacatcccctggtacttcaTATTTGAACCTTATGTAATAATAAACAATGTCCCGTGGCTCTGTAATACAAAGGTAAACACTTTAACTGATCCCACATGGCTGGGATTTAGCTggtttgaaaaggttctaacaccgTTGCTCCCATTCGCTTTAGTTCTGCTGCTCAACGCTCTGACGGTCCGATATATTTTAGTGACAAGCCGAATCCGTCAAGGTCTGAGGGGCAAGAGTAACGAACAGAATAGCAGTGACCCGGAAATGGAGAGTAGAAGGAAGTCTATTATTTTACTCCTCGCAATATCAGGCAGCTTCATACTTTTGTGGTTGGTAAATGTTGGAAATTTTCTTTATTCTAAGATTAGAGGAATAGTTAATTCCACGGAGTTCGAAGTTGTTGTTCATTATGTCGGATGGATGCTGcggaatttaaattgctgcacaaatacatttatttatgtGTTGACTCAGTCTAAGTTCAGAGAGCAGCTCAAGCAGGCACTGAAATCCACGGTAATATCAACTGTTCAGTTGGTGAATAAACTGACAGCTGTATCAAACAGTTAA